A window of Cellulomonas fimi contains these coding sequences:
- the gltX gene encoding glutamate--tRNA ligase: MTTPASAGSAVRVRFCPSPTGTPHVGLIRTALFNWAYARKTGGTFVFRIEDTDAERDSEESYQQLLDALRWLGLDWDEGVEVGGPHAPYRQSQRYDLYDDVVRRLVEGGYAYESFSTPEEIEARHRAAGRDPKLGYDGFDRDLTDEQKAAYRAEGRSPVLRVRMPDEDVTFTDLVRGEITFKAGSVPDYVIVRANGHPLYTLVNPVDDAFMGITHVLRGEDLLSSTPRQVVLYRALVELGVASVVPQFGHLPYVMGEGNRKLSKRDPESNLFLHRERGFTPEGLLNYLALLGWGIAPDRDVFTLDELAHAFDVADVNPNPARFDLKKAEAINAEHVRLLAPDDFRDRLVPYLHAGGLVPADSYADLSAEHRALLDAGAPLIQTRVTLLGEAVGMLGFLFVADDALEVAEDARGALRDDAATVLDASRAALEALPADGFTTAATQEVLQAALVDEGGLGIKPRFAFTPLRVALSGRRVSPPLFESMEILGRDATLARIDRLRATL; the protein is encoded by the coding sequence GTGACCACCCCCGCCTCTGCCGGCTCCGCCGTGCGCGTCCGCTTCTGCCCGTCGCCGACCGGCACCCCGCACGTCGGTCTCATCCGTACCGCGCTGTTCAACTGGGCGTACGCCCGGAAGACGGGCGGGACGTTCGTGTTCCGGATCGAGGACACGGACGCGGAGCGGGACTCGGAGGAGAGCTACCAGCAGCTGCTCGACGCGCTGCGCTGGCTCGGGCTGGACTGGGACGAGGGCGTCGAGGTCGGCGGCCCGCACGCGCCCTACCGGCAGTCGCAGCGGTACGACCTGTACGACGACGTCGTGCGCCGGCTCGTCGAGGGCGGGTACGCGTACGAGTCGTTCTCGACGCCGGAGGAGATCGAGGCCCGGCACCGCGCGGCCGGCCGCGACCCGAAGCTCGGGTACGACGGGTTCGACCGCGACCTGACCGACGAGCAGAAGGCGGCGTACCGGGCCGAGGGCCGCTCGCCCGTGCTGCGCGTGCGGATGCCCGACGAGGACGTCACCTTCACGGACCTCGTGCGCGGCGAGATCACGTTCAAGGCCGGCTCGGTGCCGGACTACGTCATCGTGCGCGCCAACGGCCACCCGCTGTACACGCTCGTCAACCCGGTCGACGACGCGTTCATGGGCATCACGCACGTGCTGCGCGGCGAGGACCTGCTGTCGTCGACGCCGCGCCAGGTCGTGCTGTACCGCGCGCTCGTCGAGCTCGGTGTCGCGTCCGTCGTGCCGCAGTTCGGCCACCTCCCGTACGTCATGGGCGAGGGCAACCGGAAGCTGTCGAAGCGTGACCCCGAGTCGAACCTCTTCCTGCACCGTGAGCGCGGCTTCACGCCCGAGGGCCTGCTCAACTACCTCGCGCTGCTCGGCTGGGGCATCGCGCCCGACCGGGACGTGTTCACGCTCGACGAGCTCGCGCACGCGTTCGACGTCGCCGACGTCAACCCGAACCCCGCGCGCTTCGACCTGAAGAAGGCCGAGGCGATCAACGCCGAGCACGTGCGCCTGCTCGCGCCCGACGACTTCCGCGACCGGCTCGTGCCGTACCTGCACGCGGGCGGGCTCGTCCCCGCCGACTCGTACGCCGACCTGTCGGCCGAGCACCGCGCGCTGCTCGACGCGGGTGCGCCGCTCATCCAGACGCGCGTCACGCTGCTCGGCGAGGCCGTCGGGATGCTCGGGTTCCTGTTCGTCGCCGACGACGCGCTCGAGGTCGCCGAGGACGCGCGCGGCGCCCTGCGTGACGACGCCGCGACCGTGCTCGACGCGTCCCGCGCCGCGCTCGAGGCGCTGCCCGCCGACGGCTTCACGACGGCCGCGACGCAGGAGGTCCTCCAGGCCGCGCTCGTCGACGAGGGCGGACTCGGCATCAAGCCGCGGTTCGCGTTCACGCCGCTGCGCGTCGCGCTGTCGGGCCGTCGCGTGTCGCCGCCGCTGTTCGAGTCCATGGAGATCCTGGGACGCGACGCGACCCTCGCGCGGATCGACCGGCTGCGCGCGACGCTGTGA
- a CDS encoding HAD family hydrolase, producing the protein MGGALVDGVLFDIDDTLVDTRGAFGSALAAIARHYLPDVPPERHHELLTMWRADVNGHYARYTRGAAGYEEQRMARANELHARFGGRTLDEDGFARWDAVFQDGFSSAWSAHADAEAVVDALLAAGVAVGALSNASVAYQTSKLERVGLVDRVPMLVGVDTLGFGKPDPRVFVEACRLLGTDPARTAYVGDELDVDAAAAREAGLVGVWLDRPGGRRHPISDEQITAADVRTIRSLADLPALLGL; encoded by the coding sequence GTGGGCGGCGCCCTCGTCGACGGCGTGCTGTTCGACATCGACGACACGCTGGTCGACACGCGCGGCGCGTTCGGGTCGGCGCTCGCCGCGATCGCGCGCCACTACCTGCCCGACGTGCCCCCCGAGCGCCACCACGAGCTCCTCACGATGTGGCGCGCGGACGTCAACGGGCACTACGCGCGCTACACGCGCGGCGCGGCCGGCTACGAGGAGCAGCGCATGGCGCGTGCCAACGAGCTGCACGCGCGGTTCGGCGGCCGGACGCTCGACGAGGACGGCTTCGCGCGCTGGGACGCGGTCTTCCAGGACGGGTTCAGCAGCGCCTGGTCCGCGCACGCCGACGCCGAGGCGGTCGTGGACGCGCTGCTCGCCGCGGGCGTCGCCGTCGGTGCGCTCTCGAACGCGTCGGTCGCCTACCAGACGTCCAAGCTCGAGCGCGTGGGTCTCGTCGACCGGGTGCCGATGCTCGTCGGCGTCGACACCCTCGGCTTCGGCAAGCCGGACCCGCGCGTGTTCGTGGAGGCGTGCCGGCTGCTCGGCACCGACCCGGCCCGCACGGCCTACGTGGGCGACGAGCTCGACGTCGACGCGGCCGCTGCTCGGGAGGCCGGGCTCGTGGGCGTGTGGCTGGACCGGCCCGGCGGTCGGCGGCACCCGATCTCGGACGAGCAGATCACCGCGGCCGACGTCCGCACCATCCGCTCCCTGGCGGACCTGCCCGCGCTGCTCGGCCTCTGA